GTAACCGTTTCGCACTCATCGCTACCGATCCTGGAACAAACAGGTTATTGGGCCGCGACCTGCAAAGGTATGCAAAAAAGAACAACAAACCCAATCCCCAAACAGAAGCTGTATTTGTTGAGTCAGCCATGACATTAATCTCAACTGGGGACCAAAAAGGACATGATGCATTGGTGGTAAATGCGGCAGCGAAAACAAAAGATTGTGACGCGATATTGCTTGGTCAATTTTCAATGGGTCCGACCAAACCTCTTATTGAGGATCAGGCCCGAACACCCGTTTTGGATGCACCAGAAAGTGCCGTACTGAAACTAAAGAAGATCTTCGAAAACAAAAACTAATCAAATATCGAAGGCCAATTATACAACGTTTAAAAATCCTAACGTACTGTACGACCCGTCTTAGGATCGCAAGTTGGCAACTGGCGCTTCTTCCGTGCAACACGAAAACACCTGCTCCATTGTTTCTTACGCTGACCAGCAGTATTTGCTATCTTCCGCGCTAGATCTGGGTTTTTTGCTCTGACTTCCATGCGAATGGGCCTTCCAGACCTACATTCACCGAGTTTGTGCTCCAGAAAGCACTGAATATTCCAAGTCACTATTTTTGTGCGTTGAGCCAAAACTTCATTAGCGGATGACACAACGACAAAAAAAACTAGTCCACAAAATATCAAGCGACGATAAATTCCATTTTGCATATCCATAACACTGCAATTTGCGGGCCGAATTTTCTAGCTACAGAATTACTGGTGAAGGCATCTCACCCAACATCCTCTTTTGATGGATTTCTGCGAGACCGCGCTCAAAATCGTGAACAAATCCAACTGTATCAAATAGGGGTGCAACATTTCTCAGATCGGCAATTCTTGCCTTAATTGTATCGATTTTGCCTGTTTTTTCAGCCAATTCGATTGCTGCAACTTCAAAGGCGTCAAGACCATCAACCACCAATTCGTCAAGCCCAATAGCATGCAAGATACTCTCGGAGACACGTGAAGCAAAATGCATTCCCTTCAATGTAAGAACAGGAACTCCTGCCCATAGTGCATCACTAGTTGTCGTGTGACCGTTATATATGCGCGTGTCTAGCGCAAGATCAGCTGCACTTAACCGCATTAGATGAGTTTCCTGATTTACAAAAGGCGCAAAAATGAGTCTATGAGGGGCAATACCATGCTCATGGGCAACTCTTTTGAGATTGCTCTCTGCCAGAGAATTATTTGCACATAACCAAAGCACAGAGTCTTTTACAGCGCCCAGCACACGCATCCAAGTAGAGAACATAAGTGGATCAATTTTATATGTATTCGCAAAGGAACAGAATACAAAGACCTCCTCAGGCAGACCCGCCTCTCGTTTTGTCATTACTAGGGGCTTATCTGTGTGGCTGTTGATCTGATAGCAATGTGGCAACAGAATCGGACTTTCAGAGTAAAACTTCCAATCAGCCTTAGGTAACACGATTGGGTCAGCAACAACGTAGTCAAAAAAATCAGCACCACTAGAACCTGGAAAACCCAGATAAGTAACTTGTAAAGGAGCAGGCCTCCGGGCAGCAATATCCAGTCTATTTTTTCTAGTATGCCCCTTCAAATCAATTAAAATATCGATACCGTTTTTTGAAATATGCTGGGCCGCTTTGTCTGCACTCCATTCGGTAATATCAAAAAAGAAATCGCAATTTGATTCAATTTCTCGACGAAGACTGCTATCCGACGGGGAGTCACACGAATAGGCAAACACCTCAAAACGTTGCTTGTCATGTAACTTAAAAAGATGATGAATTAGATACGCCGTCGCATGTTCATGAAAATCACTTGAGATGTATGCAAGCCGTATAGGGTCTTTAGTCGATCGCTTATGACTTCGTTCAATTCCATCTATCTTTAACGAGTTGCTCCATGCACGTGCAACAGCGTAATTCTTCTCACTATCCATCACACGCGTTACATGAACAAAAGGACTTTCGACTGGAACCATACCGTCAGTCAAAGCAACCTGTGTCAATGCTTCGACTTCTTTTTCCAATGCATCAATCTCCCGCCAATCGCAAGTCAATTGGGCGCAAAGAAAAAGCCCTACGGTAGCTGGATTATTTTTTGAATCAAGGGATCGAGAGTGAGCAAAAAATTCCATTGCTAAACCAATGGCTCCCTCATCACGTAATGCCTCGCCAAGTTGCGCTAATGGAAGAGCATCCTGCCGGTCAAGGTCTCCTTGGGCGGCAATGTCTCTATAACGTACCATTGCCCCATAATAATCAGCTTGCGATAAAAGAATTAAAGCCAATGACCTTTTTAGCCCCACTTCCGTAGATCCAAGAATTTCAGCTTGTGTTAAATATTGCAGCGCCCGCTCCAATAAGCCCGACCGGAATGCGATAAGCCCGCGAAGGTAATAACCATCTGGCTGATCTGGCAGAGCAACACAAATTTCTTCACATACAGCATCAGCTCCAACAAAGTCTTTTTGATCTGCCAATAAAATTGCACAGTTCATCCGTTCAGCCAGATTCACTTTGAGTCCTTAACCTGATAATGGTGCTGTCATATCGGAAAAACTACTAAAAATTCCAAAGTTATCAACGAGATCTATCAACAAGGTTTTGTTCCTATCACTACCGAACGATGTAAGATACGACGATAGGAGTCCATATCGTAATTTCCAACCACACGGTGAAGCAAACACCGATTATCCCAAATTACAAGATCGCCCGGTTTCCAACTATGGGCATAGACATTTTCGCGCTCTGTGGAATGCCGATAGAGCTTTTTTAGAAGCTCTATCCCCTTCTTACGCTCCAAACCCTCGATGCAGTCAGCATGTATCCCGATATAGAGCGTCTTCCGTTTTGTATCCGGGTGAGTGCGCACCAACGGATGACTAACCGGCGGACGAAGCTTCTTTTCCTCTTCTGTGGCAGGACGATTCCCGGTATTTCGTCGATTGGCCTCCCAACTATGAACCGCGCGCAAATCAGCAATTTGTTTTTTGACTGAATCATCCAGGCTTTCATATGCATTGTACATATTCGCAAATTCAGTATCTCCCCCTCCTCCGGGAGGTAACTCGCGGGCATGCAAAAATGTCGCAAGCGATGGGATCTCGTGGTATGATTTATCAGTATGCCAAAAAAAACTTCCGAACGTGGTCGGTCGACTGCTAGGATTTCCGTGTTTATCCAGATTATTAACAACGTGTACTTGGGGGCCAGATTTACCCTCAGCATCGTGGAAAACATGGCTCTCTGGTTTTCCAAACTTCGCGGTGAGAGCCATCTGTTGATCAGATGTCAAATCTTGATCACGAATCACCAAGACGTGGTGCTTAATTAACGCGTGAAAGAGTATATCACGTTCGTTTGTTCCCAATTCCAAAGATAAATCGATACCTACAACTTCGGCACCCGCCGGTTCAGATAGTCGACTAATACTTATAGAGCCTGCCCTCTTGTGCACCTGTTTGTCCATTTATTCCTCCCTCAAAATATTTCATGACATGATGGGCGGCTGAAGATCGAGGGTCAAGACCGAACACTATCCATTGATAAACACCACAAGTATAATCCTAATGCTCACGGTTATATTAATAGCCCCAACAAATGAGAAAAATGATGATTACACAAACAGAAACACTTGCCCAGTTTGCAACCGAACTTAATTTTGATGCAATCCCGCCGGAAATTGTAGAACGCACGATTGATTGCATCATAGACACAATTGCCGCATGTACATTTGGGTCTGAATTGCCGTGGAGCAAAATAGTAATAAATCACGCCCTCGCTGCGAGCAAACCAGGCAAAGCGAGTATTTTTGGACCAGAGGGTCATAAAATAACACCTGCCATGGCATCACTTGCCAACGGTACTTTGTCTCACTCTTTCGAACTAGACAACTTGCGCATGCCGTCTGTTGGGATACATCCAGGAGCAAGCCTAGTACCATGCGCGTTTAGCTTTGGACAAGAACAAGGTGTCAGCGGCAAAGATCTAATAACTGCATTTACCGCAGGCATTGAAGTTTTGAGCCGTATTGGCCAATCGTCCAACCACTCCTGTGAGGACATTGGGTTCCACAATCCTGGAATAAATGGTTGCTTTGGCGCAGCAATGGCAGCCGGATGGCTCCTCGGACTTGATCAGAAACAAATGACCAACGCACTTGGTATTGCTGGATCGCTTTGCTCCGGCTTGTTGGAATTTGCAGCATCTGGCACTGGTGGAATGGTTAAGCGGCTTCACCTTGGACGCACGTCAGAAAGCGGTGCTCTAGCAGCAACCCTTGCGAAAGACGGGTTCACCGGACCTTCAACAATTCTTGAAGGAAAATTTGGTTGGACCAATGTTTTTTGCCGCGATGCAGATCAGTCAAAGCTTACAGCTGATCTCGGCAAGCAATGGGATGCATCACATATTGTCTTCAAGAGATTCGCATGCCACATCACAAGTCACACGCCTATTCAGGGCATTCTTGATGTTCAGGCTGAGCATGGATTGAAGCCCAGCGACGTTGCAGAAATTCTCATTCAAGGCAATAAAAAATGCGTCACTCACCATGACATTACCGAGCCGTCGGATGTTATGCTTGGGCAGTATTCAAATAATTTTTGTATTGCATTAGCATTATTCAAAGATCCGATGGACCCAAGAAACTTTAGCCAGGAGAACATCGATAACCCCGAAATCAGGGAGATTTGCCGCAAGGTCAAAATTGAAGAGCTGCCAGACACCGAAAAGTTCGGTTATAATTATGGTAGCCGGATCACCATATCTCTTACTGACGGACGGAAGTTAAGACATAATGCTCCGAGCTTTACGGGCCTTCCAACCGATCCACTTGATCGCGAGGGCTTATGGCAAAAGTTCTCTAAACTTTGCTACCGGTTGGGGGATAATGAAGCGGAACGCCTTTTTGACCAACTCTGCAATATCGAAAATATAGAAGATATCAGCACTATAAATCTAACCGGTGCGATGTAATGACAAATATTGAACCCGGAAAGCCTACTAACTTAGTTCAATTCTTTTCAACGACAGCGTTGGCAGCTCTTATCACCGCGCTGGTTTATTCGATGCGCGAGTACAACATTAACGCTAAAAATATTTCCTTAGCAACGACAATAGGTACCGTTGGCAGCTTACTTTTTCTTACCAAGCGCTATGGAACGAAATCAATTGCAGTCCTCACATTCATGATGTGGGTGGTTGTAGCAATAATCTTTTTGATTTTAGCTCCATTGTTATAAACAGAAAAGTGGCTGGATCAGGCAACGATCCGTTGCGTTGTGTCTCGTTACCGGTGAGGATATGCATTTTTTGTTGCCATTTGGTTATTGAGACACAACTGCATCGCTGTTCACCAAAACAGCTGCTCTGCCAGTTACAAGGCCTGCTTCAATGCGCGAATGCAAAGCCTCTGCTTCTTCTAGTGGAACGACTTCAGTGACTATCGGCCAAATTTTACCGGAGGCAACGAGCTTCAATGCCTCCTTCACTTCATCACGTGTACAATACTTACTGCCAATCACTTCACGTTCATATTTCAATGCATTGGTGTCCAAAGAAAATGTTTGTGGCACTCCACCAAGAACCACGAGTCTACCCCCTCGATTTAGGCCAGCAAAACCCTCTTCTAAGGTCGCTGCCGACGCAATAAAATCAACCACAACATCGACGCCCCAGCCGTTGTTTACTTGACGCAGTGCTTCACTAATATTTTCTTTTGATGCATCTATAGTCAGATCAGCGCCCGTGTTAATGCACGCATCAAATTTTTCTGCCCGCGTATCAACTGCGACTACATTAGCTTGTGCCCATTTGGCTACTTGCACCATTTGCAGACCAAGTCCACCTCCAGCACCAATCACGGCAACCCATTCCTCAGGATTTATTCTACCCTTTTTTAAGACCTTGATTGGCGTTGCGATCGCGTCTGTGATTACACCAGCTTCGGCTGGGCAACGCTTGTAATCTAAACCATTAGGAATCTTTATGAAATTGTATTCGGGAAGCTTGATAAATTCTGCGTAGCCTCCGTCACAAGCGCGCCCAACATTGCCTTTATTTTGTAAGCATAAAGTTTCACGCCCAGCTCGACACCAATAGCACTCCCCACAATTAAGATAGTAATATGCTGTTACAGGATCACCAATGCTGAGACCGTTGACATTTTTTCCGAGCTCAACAATCTCTGCGGTAATTTCATGCCCAATAACCCTAGGGTACGCTACTTTTGAGCGGCCTGCCCTGATATGCTGAATTGTTAAACCTGACCCACAAGAAATAACCTGTGCAACAGCTTCACCGTTGTCCGGTTTGGGATCGGGTATTTCCATCATTTGGAAAGGAGCACCATCGGCCGTCAATACCATTGCCCTCATACTTTCCCTCCTTGTATTATTCTCTGATTAGACAGCTGTTTTGTTGGTTCACCTCTTTCTTCTATGCCGCCATGGTGCATCGCCAACTAAATCATGCGGTTTCAAGCACCAAATCGCAATCGGCCCCACACACAAAACTAAGAGCACACTGGCGAATGCAGCCATCCAACCAGTGACTGTCTGCCCTCCCGCAAAATCCAGCACGACACCAAAAGTCACCGAGCCCACAAAACCTCCACCGTAACCTAGCATAGAATGCAATGCCAATTGTGCGCCACGCCTAGCAGGATCTGCATTTCCGGACGCCCCGGCTGTAAGCGCCGACGAGTCTGCATAAATGAGGATACCATGAACAAGACACAAGCCCGCCACAAAGGAGTAGAGAGAAGTATTCGCAGAAAATGCGACTAAAACGAGCGTAGCCATGGAGGCAAATGAGACGCCTAAAACCCATTTTTGACGCCCTATTTTCATGGCTGCTTCATTGCCGGAGATGCTGGCCCACGTACCTAACACACCTACTAGGAATGGAACCAAAACGGGCGAAACAAAAAGTGAGGAAGATCTAGAATCAGCAGCAACATAAGCCAAAAAAACAACTATCCAGCTTCGCTGAACAAACATTTCCCAAGTGTGTGCAAAATAGCATAATGAATACCCCACCGATGAAAAATTCTTCAATATTGGGATAAAATTAAAAACAGCGGTAGACAAGTTTTTAGGGGAGCATGGTTTTCTGGGAATGTATAGAACAGCCAATATGAGAGCGATAAATGTAAATGTAGCTGCCGAAATGAAGGCCGTCTGCCATGAACCAAATCTCTCTAGGGTGTCTGCTATAATAAAGGATAAAGAACCAGCAATTCCAACGCTGGCAGCATGAAAAGATACCGAACGGGTCTGTAATTTACCAGTCAGGTGATCGGCTAAAATTTTGAGACCTGGCATGTATGTGCCAGCCCAACCCAAACCAGCCAATGTACGAAAAATCAGGCCATCAGTGCAATCTTGGGCCACAAATACGAAGCCTAAGTGTGCCAGCAAAGTCATAAAAACAGAGCTCACATAAATTTTCTTAGGATCAATCCGATCTGTTAATGGCAGAAGGATGGGAACCGAGATCATATAAGCACCATAGAAGATTCCTGTTAGCCACCCTGCTTCACTGTTGCTGAGCGACCATTCGCTAATGAAAGTTGGTAGCAAGGCTGGCAGCGTATAAGCACCCATCTGCGAAAATAGCTGGGCTACACAGATTACTAACATCAATTTTTTTGGAGAAACTTCCGTCATACCGCTATGACGGTATTGTAAAAAGGGTCAAATTTCGAAACAGAATCATTTTCGTTCCCCTCAAACATTTTTGCCTAGCACATATCTCACATATCTATTGAACATAATTTAGATAAATTAGCATCGATCTTCCTTCTCGCCTCAAATATAGTTACTATAGAGACAGATTAAGTTTTTTTGAGTAAAGTCTTAGTAGCAACTGTATGAGCCTTCGTTAAGGGCTCCTTAAAATGGGGAGATGGCAGATGCAAACAGTTCCTATTTCAAACACAGAACGCACTGAAGTTCCACGCCCCGGTGGCATGGGTTATAGACGAAATTACATTGGAAAGTCTGGCACCATAGCGATGGGTCCTCAGGGCTTTCTCGTGGAAAGAATGTACCCAAACCCAGTAATTGATCCGCATTTTCACGATGTAGATCAATTTCAAGTTGTGGTCGCAGGTGATGGCAGCATGGGAAAGCAAAAAGTCGCGCCCATTACTTTTCAGTATGCTGACGCATACACGCCCTATGGTCCAATAGTTGGCAATGAAAATGGAATTTCTTTTTTCACACTACGTCCGATTGCAAGCGGCGGTCATTGGGTAATGCCGGGAAATCGTGAAAACATGAAAGGCCGAGCAGGACGAAACATCGCCGGCCTTTTCAATTATGAAAAGAAACTTCCTGACCGTGGGATGATTGAGCGCGACGACCTAATGGAACCTCAAAAGGACGGCGTAAATGCTATCGGATTTCGTTTAGGCCCGAACACAGATTTAAAATGTCCGCCATCTGATGCTGGCGGCCAATTTATACTCACTTGCTGTGGTGAATTTGATTTAGATGGTAAGGTTATGGAATCTAATTCACTGATACACCTCGAACCTGAGGAAGATCCCCCGGTCCTCAGGTCTGGAAATGACGGTGCTAGTGTGTTGATTATGCAATTTGGGCGACCGTCTAACCGCCCAGGCTCAGACCCGATAAAAATGGCTAAAAGAGACCCAAACGGTTACGTTGACAAACAGGTAAAAGCCGGTCAACTAGCGAATTAATGACGATACTACAGTACTATCTCGGCGCTGGTTTTTCAGCGAACCGAGATGCTACTCATACGGGTCACATTTTTATCATTCAGCGGCATGCTTCCCTTTCCGCGCCAAGAACTCGGGGAAAGCCTCCGTTGCAGAAGCATTTGGCATTATATCGCGAGCGTAGTTCTGTTCATTTTCCCATTGCTGCTCAAGATCTGCGTTCATATCTTGCAAAAGAAGGCGCTTACAACCCGCCACAGCTTCGTGGCTATTGCCAGCAATCATGGTAGCTATTTCCATGGTTTTACTCCAAAGATCAGCGGACGGAACAAGATGATTCAACAATCCGCAGTCAAGTGCTTCCTGAGCCTCAACTATTTTTGCAGTGAATAGAAATTCTTTTGCCTTGGGCCAACCTACTTGGTTCGGCAAAGTCCATGTAGCGTTTATACGTTTGTAAGCTGCCGCAAGAAATCGAAATTTTGTCTTTTCACTGCCAATACGCATATCAAGGGATGAGGCTAAAACTGCTCCACCACCATAAGCAATGCCATTGATCATACCAATTGTGGGCGTATCGGCAGCAGCCATTCGATAACCCCCGTAACGAGTTTGACGTTTCTTTTCGGCAACCTCGTTTGGGTCGCAGCCCTCATCAGCCACTTGCTCGTGGATATCGCCCCCAGCGGTAAATGCACGGTCACCGGCGCCAGTTATTACGATACAGCCAATCCCAGGATTACTATCAAAATTGAATACGGCCTCTTGCAGCTCCCTATTTAAATCTCGATTCATAGCATTGAGTTTTTCAGGCCGATTTAGGGTAACAATGCCAACGCCGTTCTCCACCTCAGTCAGAATAGTTTTGTAGTCGCTCATTTCAAATTTCCCCATTAAAGTTCTTTTTAAAAATTATACGGCAAAAAGATTTCTTAGGCTTCCAGCTCAATAGCCCCAGCAAGTCAAGTAAAGTCTTTTAAAGTAGTCTAAACCTCAAGTTGCAGTATATTCGATTACGTTCGATTTTCTCCTCAAAGTTTACCGAATTTAGTCAATTATAACGCTGCTGATCTCAAAAACTGAAACCCAGATAAAGATATGAGGCTATAGTACCATGACATTGAATAATCAGGAATGGCTCAACCAAGTTATAGAGGAGCCGATTGACCCGGGGAGACAAATCTGCGACCCGCACCACCACTTATTTATTTGCCGGCCAAACACAGAGGCTAACTATTTTCAATCAAAGTTTGCATCTGAGATTTCAAATAGTGGTCACAACATCGTGTCTACGATTTATATAGAATGCAAAGCTATGTATCGAAATGATGGACCGGACGAAATGAAACCGGTCGGCGAGGTAGAGTTTGCTAATGGTCAAGCAGCTATGGCGGCCAGTGGTCTGTACGGGAAAACAAAAATTTGTGCTGGCATAATTGGCTATGCCGACCTGCGCTTAGGTGCCGCTGTTGGCGAGGTCCTTGATGCAGAGTTGGCAGCAGCTAGAGACAGATTCAGGGGTATAAGGTTCGCGGGCACATGGAATCCGGACCCTAAAATACGCAATGGCAGCAATAACCCCACAGATAATCAATTCCAAGAAACATTATTTAGGGAGGGCTTTGATGAACTTAGAAGGCGCAATCTGGTTTTTGAGGCATGGTGCTACCATACACATCTTAAGAAAGTCACCGACCTTGCTCGAGCCTTTCCCGACATTACAATTATCCTAAACCACTTCGGAGGCCCCATTGGAGTTGGCTCCTTTGCAGACAAGCGTGACGAGGTTTTTGCACAGTGGCAGATCGATATTAGCGAGCTAGCAACCTGTGAAAATGTATATGCTAAGCTTGGAGGCTTACAAATGGATGTGAATGGCTTTGAATGGCACAAACGCGTAATGCCACCATCAAGCCGTGAACTTATGGAGGCAACAAGGCCTTGGCACTACCATACCATCGATGCATTCGGCACTAACCGTTGCATGTTTGAGTCTAATTTCCCCGTTGATAAATTTAGTTGCAGTTATGGTGTTTTGTGGAATAGCTTCAAACGCCTAACAGAAAAATTTTCAACCTCAGAGAAAGCGAAATTATTTCACGACAATGCTGTGAAATTATACAGCCTATGAAACCTAAACAGCATCAATATCGATTAGCTGAAGTACTTTGATAAATAGAGCCACTTGGGGTCTTGAATCATTGATATTCCATTCTTTTTAGCCTTCTTGCAAATAATCGGTCTGCACGATAAATAATTCTGGCTCGTCTTCCTGATTGATTAAGTATTTACTAATGACAATAAATCTACGACCTGCCTTAGAATTTTTGCAAGGGCTCTTTGCTGACACTACACAGTGCATGGTATCATCTTCAGTAGGGAGCTTGCCACTTGAATGCTCGTTCCATTTGGAGTGGCACCTATCTTTATTATCGGCCCTAGATGTGTATAAAATATAAGCAAAAAACTTTAGATTGTGTGATTTTTAGGCTTAAGGATAACTTATTTTCTCTTTTTCTAAATAAAAACAATATGTAAGCTTACGGCACGAATTATGCAGAGTTATGCTCAGGAGATAAATGCATCATCTCTCGGATAGATTTTTGAAACACAAACTTATCCGACAATTTTATTCTGTTGTACTCCGAGAGATAAAGCATCATTAGTTTGAAACCTAGGGAGAACGTACTTCATGACAAAACATATAAATAGTTTTTTTGTGGCAATCGGCTTGATGGCCTTTGCCTTTTGTAATTCTGCGGCATCAGTAGCGAAAGAATCAAATTTAATTTTCTATTCTTCTCTCAGCACCGCCGCTCAAGCCACGCTAGTCAAGGCAATCGAAAAAAAATTTCCCGATATAAAGGTCGAATCAATTACTGCTGGAGGCGTTAGCCTTTATCAACGTTTCGTTGCAGAGCGAACCGCTGGCAAAGGTAAAATTGATTTACTGCACTTCAGTTATACTCCCGGTTGGTATGATCTAGCAAAACGGGGATACGTGAGTAATGTAACTCAGTTTCCCGAAGCTAAAAAGTTTCCAGCCTGGGGTAAGGATGAAAAGGCACAATGGGTAGGCCTTCGCGCGCCAACGCTGCAAGTAATTTACAACACAGATAATGTAAAACCAGGCGAGGAGCCGAAAAGTTTTGCTGAGCTTACTACACCAAAATGGAAGGACCGACTGGTACTAGTTGATCCCTTCCAATCAGCAGGTCTTTGGGATTTCTTTTATGCGGCTGACGGCTTTGGTGAAAAGTATATCAAAGGGCTATTATATAACGGCGCGCTTGTGCAATCGCGGATGGGAGCATCAACCGAGCGCGTTGCAACCGGTGAACGGGACGTAACAATGGTGTTTGAGTATATAGCTATTCGGCGCATCAACAAAGGCGCCAAAATCAAAATAGCCCCCATGAAAGAGGGAACACCTGTCGTTCCCGCTTCTTTTGGCATGGTTAAAGGCGCCCCGAACCCGAAGAATGCCGAAAAAGTGTACAGGTGGATTCTTTCTAAAGAAGGGCAAACAGTCATAACACAAGACGTTAAAATAAATTCAGCTCGCTCCGATGTGCCTCACGTAAAAGGTATTCCATACCCTTTCAAAGCGATCAGTTCTAATGCTGAGAAAGTTTATAAAGAACAGAATAAATACCGAGACTTTATGACCAAGCATATTCGCGAGGCTAAAAAGAAATAACTTCGACCTGCATAAATCTCAAATTAATAGCATCCCCACACTATGAATATGTTTAAGTTTCCAAGCACCGTTCGTATTCTAGAATGGGGATGCCTTTTTTTTGTCGGATTCATTGTTCTCTACCCATTGTTCTGGCTGCTGTTGGGCAGTGTAAAGCCCGACCTCTCTAGCAACGAATATAATTTGGATGCGTTCGTTGCAATTTATGAGTCTCAATACATGGG
This portion of the Pseudomonadota bacterium genome encodes:
- a CDS encoding extracellular solute-binding protein — translated: MTKHINSFFVAIGLMAFAFCNSAASVAKESNLIFYSSLSTAAQATLVKAIEKKFPDIKVESITAGGVSLYQRFVAERTAGKGKIDLLHFSYTPGWYDLAKRGYVSNVTQFPEAKKFPAWGKDEKAQWVGLRAPTLQVIYNTDNVKPGEEPKSFAELTTPKWKDRLVLVDPFQSAGLWDFFYAADGFGEKYIKGLLYNGALVQSRMGASTERVATGERDVTMVFEYIAIRRINKGAKIKIAPMKEGTPVVPASFGMVKGAPNPKNAEKVYRWILSKEGQTVITQDVKINSARSDVPHVKGIPYPFKAISSNAEKVYKEQNKYRDFMTKHIREAKKK
- a CDS encoding zinc-binding dehydrogenase, yielding MRAMVLTADGAPFQMMEIPDPKPDNGEAVAQVISCGSGLTIQHIRAGRSKVAYPRVIGHEITAEIVELGKNVNGLSIGDPVTAYYYLNCGECYWCRAGRETLCLQNKGNVGRACDGGYAEFIKLPEYNFIKIPNGLDYKRCPAEAGVITDAIATPIKVLKKGRINPEEWVAVIGAGGGLGLQMVQVAKWAQANVVAVDTRAEKFDACINTGADLTIDASKENISEALRQVNNGWGVDVVVDFIASAATLEEGFAGLNRGGRLVVLGGVPQTFSLDTNALKYEREVIGSKYCTRDEVKEALKLVASGKIWPIVTEVVPLEEAEALHSRIEAGLVTGRAAVLVNSDAVVSQ
- a CDS encoding MFS transporter; protein product: MTEVSPKKLMLVICVAQLFSQMGAYTLPALLPTFISEWSLSNSEAGWLTGIFYGAYMISVPILLPLTDRIDPKKIYVSSVFMTLLAHLGFVFVAQDCTDGLIFRTLAGLGWAGTYMPGLKILADHLTGKLQTRSVSFHAASVGIAGSLSFIIADTLERFGSWQTAFISAATFTFIALILAVLYIPRKPCSPKNLSTAVFNFIPILKNFSSVGYSLCYFAHTWEMFVQRSWIVVFLAYVAADSRSSSLFVSPVLVPFLVGVLGTWASISGNEAAMKIGRQKWVLGVSFASMATLVLVAFSANTSLYSFVAGLCLVHGILIYADSSALTAGASGNADPARRGAQLALHSMLGYGGGFVGSVTFGVVLDFAGGQTVTGWMAAFASVLLVLCVGPIAIWCLKPHDLVGDAPWRHRRKR
- a CDS encoding MmgE/PrpD family protein, giving the protein MMITQTETLAQFATELNFDAIPPEIVERTIDCIIDTIAACTFGSELPWSKIVINHALAASKPGKASIFGPEGHKITPAMASLANGTLSHSFELDNLRMPSVGIHPGASLVPCAFSFGQEQGVSGKDLITAFTAGIEVLSRIGQSSNHSCEDIGFHNPGINGCFGAAMAAGWLLGLDQKQMTNALGIAGSLCSGLLEFAASGTGGMVKRLHLGRTSESGALAATLAKDGFTGPSTILEGKFGWTNVFCRDADQSKLTADLGKQWDASHIVFKRFACHITSHTPIQGILDVQAEHGLKPSDVAEILIQGNKKCVTHHDITEPSDVMLGQYSNNFCIALALFKDPMDPRNFSQENIDNPEIREICRKVKIEELPDTEKFGYNYGSRITISLTDGRKLRHNAPSFTGLPTDPLDREGLWQKFSKLCYRLGDNEAERLFDQLCNIENIEDISTINLTGAM
- a CDS encoding TauD/TfdA family dioxygenase is translated as MDKQVHKRAGSISISRLSEPAGAEVVGIDLSLELGTNERDILFHALIKHHVLVIRDQDLTSDQQMALTAKFGKPESHVFHDAEGKSGPQVHVVNNLDKHGNPSSRPTTFGSFFWHTDKSYHEIPSLATFLHARELPPGGGGDTEFANMYNAYESLDDSVKKQIADLRAVHSWEANRRNTGNRPATEEEKKLRPPVSHPLVRTHPDTKRKTLYIGIHADCIEGLERKKGIELLKKLYRHSTERENVYAHSWKPGDLVIWDNRCLLHRVVGNYDMDSYRRILHRSVVIGTKPC
- a CDS encoding amidohydrolase family protein; the encoded protein is MTLNNQEWLNQVIEEPIDPGRQICDPHHHLFICRPNTEANYFQSKFASEISNSGHNIVSTIYIECKAMYRNDGPDEMKPVGEVEFANGQAAMAASGLYGKTKICAGIIGYADLRLGAAVGEVLDAELAAARDRFRGIRFAGTWNPDPKIRNGSNNPTDNQFQETLFREGFDELRRRNLVFEAWCYHTHLKKVTDLARAFPDITIILNHFGGPIGVGSFADKRDEVFAQWQIDISELATCENVYAKLGGLQMDVNGFEWHKRVMPPSSRELMEATRPWHYHTIDAFGTNRCMFESNFPVDKFSCSYGVLWNSFKRLTEKFSTSEKAKLFHDNAVKLYSL
- a CDS encoding enoyl-CoA hydratase/isomerase family protein is translated as MSDYKTILTEVENGVGIVTLNRPEKLNAMNRDLNRELQEAVFNFDSNPGIGCIVITGAGDRAFTAGGDIHEQVADEGCDPNEVAEKKRQTRYGGYRMAAADTPTIGMINGIAYGGGAVLASSLDMRIGSEKTKFRFLAAAYKRINATWTLPNQVGWPKAKEFLFTAKIVEAQEALDCGLLNHLVPSADLWSKTMEIATMIAGNSHEAVAGCKRLLLQDMNADLEQQWENEQNYARDIMPNASATEAFPEFLARKGKHAAE
- a CDS encoding aspartate/glutamate racemase family protein, which produces MAVRIGLIHSVLPAITAVESMFEKHWPEAERTSIYDQSLYIDLNSDRTMPPKVMLRVKNLVKHCVAADADAILCTGSLFGEAIEIARKEVDIPVLTSFEALVETAFMAGNRFALIATDPGTNRLLGRDLQRYAKKNNKPNPQTEAVFVESAMTLISTGDQKGHDALVVNAAAKTKDCDAILLGQFSMGPTKPLIEDQARTPVLDAPESAVLKLKKIFENKN